From Methanosarcina lacustris Z-7289, one genomic window encodes:
- a CDS encoding dihydroorotate dehydrogenase electron transfer subunit, whose translation MLPLNATITQITEESPMVRTFFFDPGFEGLEPGQFVMVWIRGVDEIPMGLSRNNSITVQKVGEATSKLFELKEGDSFGLRGPFGKGFTLPVKGEKILVIAGGVGAAPLSPYAEAAFVAGAEVHTILGARSTGDLLFEGRFDALGKVSVSTDDGSKGVKGFVTDILKSLDVAAYDRIAVCGPEIMMSSVFRLLEERHVLEKAEFSLHRYFKCGIGVCGACCIDQSGLRVCKDGPVFTGVQLIGSELGKYSRDASGRRVKI comes from the coding sequence ATGCTTCCTCTTAATGCTACAATAACACAGATAACTGAAGAATCCCCTATGGTCAGGACTTTTTTCTTTGACCCCGGGTTTGAGGGTCTGGAGCCAGGCCAGTTTGTAATGGTCTGGATCAGAGGCGTGGACGAGATTCCTATGGGCCTTTCCAGAAATAACTCCATAACAGTCCAGAAGGTAGGGGAGGCAACCTCAAAGCTCTTTGAGTTAAAAGAAGGAGATTCTTTCGGGCTTCGGGGTCCTTTCGGAAAGGGCTTTACCCTTCCTGTTAAAGGCGAAAAAATCCTTGTTATAGCTGGCGGGGTCGGAGCTGCTCCCCTATCTCCTTATGCCGAGGCAGCCTTTGTAGCAGGCGCTGAGGTGCATACCATTCTCGGGGCGCGGAGTACCGGAGACCTGCTTTTTGAAGGGCGGTTCGACGCTCTAGGAAAGGTTTCTGTCTCTACTGATGACGGTTCAAAAGGCGTTAAAGGGTTTGTGACTGATATCCTCAAAAGCCTTGATGTCGCAGCCTATGACCGAATTGCAGTCTGTGGCCCTGAAATAATGATGTCTTCGGTTTTCAGGCTCCTTGAAGAAAGGCATGTCCTTGAAAAGGCAGAGTTCAGCCTCCACCGCTATTTTAAATGCGGCATTGGAGTCTGTGGGGCATGCTGCATAGACCAGTCCGGGCTTCGAGTCTGCAAGGACGGGCCTGTGTTTACCGGGGTTCAGCTCATTGGTTCGGAACTCGGGAAATATTCACGGGATGCCAGTGGGCGAAGAGTTAAAATTTAA
- a CDS encoding fumarylacetoacetate hydrolase family protein has product MIGRFRSGDTVFYGEIEDGRVYPNGGVSAGAFELSELRVLPPSFPSKIVCVGLNYKDHAEELAMEVPETPVLFLKPPSAVIGHGDKIIYPASSSRVEYEAELAVVIGKRCKNISAKKAEDVIAGYTCFNDVTARDLQQKDRQWTRAKSFDTFAAFGPYIVSTEEIDITDAKIACRVNGEPKQESSTSNLIFDIPYLIEFITEIMTLEVGDVIATGTPPGVGELHRGDTVEVEIQGIGTLRNEVV; this is encoded by the coding sequence ATGATTGGAAGGTTCAGGTCAGGAGATACTGTTTTTTATGGGGAAATCGAAGATGGACGGGTGTATCCCAATGGAGGGGTCTCTGCCGGAGCATTTGAACTTTCGGAACTTCGCGTTTTACCCCCTTCTTTTCCCTCTAAAATCGTCTGTGTTGGCCTGAACTATAAGGACCATGCCGAAGAGCTTGCCATGGAAGTTCCTGAAACCCCGGTTCTCTTTTTAAAGCCTCCCTCTGCGGTTATAGGGCATGGAGACAAGATCATTTACCCCGCATCCAGTTCGAGGGTGGAGTACGAAGCCGAACTTGCAGTCGTAATTGGAAAGCGCTGCAAGAATATTTCCGCCAAAAAGGCCGAAGACGTGATTGCAGGATATACCTGTTTTAATGATGTGACAGCACGTGACCTCCAGCAAAAAGACAGGCAATGGACACGGGCAAAGAGTTTTGATACTTTTGCAGCATTCGGGCCCTATATCGTCTCTACGGAAGAAATTGATATTACTGATGCAAAGATTGCCTGCAGGGTAAACGGGGAACCCAAACAGGAATCAAGCACTTCAAACCTGATTTTTGATATTCCTTATCTTATTGAATTCATTACCGAGATTATGACCCTGGAAGTTGGGGACGTAATCGCTACCGGTACCCCTCCTGGAGTTGGAGAACTGCATAGAGGAGATACCGTGGAAGTTGAAATCCAGGGAATAGGAACACTTAGAAACGAGGTTGTCTGA
- a CDS encoding glutamate--tRNA ligase has translation MTLSPEDLKSLEKYALQNAVKYGKAPQAKAVMGKVMGEYPQLRADPNAVSVALEAIVSEIANGNPDAWETRLSKIAPELIEALSVKKEPDKGLKPLEGAETGKVVMRFAPNPNGPATLGSSRGMIVNSEYVKIYKGKFILRFDDTDPDIKRPMLEAYPWYLDDFKWLGVVPDQVVYASDHFPIYYDYAKKLIEMGKAYVCFCTGGDFKQFKDAKQACPHRDTSPEENLMHWEKMLAGEYEDQQAVLRIKTDIKHKDPALRDWGAFRIRKMSHPRPEIGTKYIVWPLLDFAGAIEDHELGMTHIIRGKDLMDSEKRQGYIYNYFGWTYPKTTHWGRVKIHEFGKFSTSTLRKSIEAGEYSGWDDPRLPTIRAIRRRGIRAEALKKFMIEMGVGMTDVSISMESLYAENRKIVDPIANRYFFVWDPVELEIAGMGPSVAKLPLHPTDHARGVREIAVENKVLVCKDDVEKLEVGSILRLKDFCNIEITSLSPLQANHSEVSLEALKKAKAKILHWAPVDGIPVKVRGPEGDIEGIGEHGIAAELDKIVQFERFGFCRIDAVSEEEVVAYFAHK, from the coding sequence ATGACCTTAAGTCCTGAAGACCTTAAATCACTAGAAAAATATGCCCTTCAAAATGCTGTAAAATACGGTAAAGCCCCCCAGGCCAAAGCCGTAATGGGCAAAGTAATGGGGGAGTACCCCCAGCTAAGGGCCGATCCCAATGCCGTCTCTGTGGCACTTGAAGCCATTGTTTCAGAAATTGCCAATGGAAATCCCGATGCCTGGGAAACCCGGCTGTCGAAAATCGCTCCTGAGCTCATAGAAGCCCTGAGTGTAAAGAAAGAGCCGGATAAGGGTTTAAAACCTCTCGAAGGGGCCGAGACCGGGAAAGTCGTAATGCGCTTTGCTCCGAACCCCAACGGGCCCGCGACCCTGGGCAGCTCAAGGGGCATGATAGTTAATTCCGAGTACGTAAAGATCTATAAAGGCAAGTTTATCCTGCGCTTTGATGATACCGACCCTGATATAAAGCGCCCCATGCTTGAAGCCTACCCCTGGTATCTGGACGACTTCAAATGGCTCGGAGTTGTGCCTGACCAGGTTGTCTATGCCTCTGACCATTTCCCTATCTATTATGATTATGCAAAAAAGCTAATTGAGATGGGCAAAGCCTATGTCTGTTTCTGCACCGGGGGGGACTTCAAACAGTTTAAGGATGCCAAACAGGCCTGCCCCCACAGGGACACCAGCCCGGAAGAAAACCTCATGCACTGGGAAAAGATGCTTGCCGGGGAATATGAAGACCAGCAGGCTGTGCTGCGGATCAAGACCGATATAAAACATAAGGACCCTGCGTTGAGGGACTGGGGTGCGTTCAGGATCAGAAAGATGTCCCATCCCCGCCCTGAAATCGGAACTAAATACATTGTCTGGCCCCTCCTGGACTTTGCAGGCGCTATCGAAGACCATGAGCTCGGCATGACCCACATCATCCGGGGCAAAGACCTTATGGACAGCGAAAAACGACAGGGCTACATCTACAATTATTTCGGCTGGACATACCCGAAAACCACCCACTGGGGTAGGGTCAAGATCCACGAGTTCGGCAAGTTCAGCACGAGCACCCTGCGCAAATCCATTGAAGCCGGAGAATACAGCGGCTGGGACGACCCCCGCCTGCCAACAATCCGGGCAATCCGCCGTCGCGGGATAAGGGCTGAAGCCCTCAAAAAGTTCATGATAGAGATGGGAGTCGGGATGACTGATGTGAGTATCAGCATGGAGTCTCTTTACGCCGAAAACCGTAAAATCGTGGACCCTATTGCAAACAGGTACTTCTTTGTCTGGGATCCGGTAGAACTTGAAATTGCAGGTATGGGACCTTCAGTTGCTAAACTTCCGCTCCACCCCACAGACCATGCAAGAGGTGTAAGGGAAATTGCCGTAGAAAATAAGGTGCTTGTCTGTAAGGATGATGTCGAAAAGCTGGAAGTGGGTTCCATCCTTCGCTTAAAAGATTTCTGTAATATTGAAATCACTTCCCTTTCTCCGCTACAGGCAAACCACTCTGAGGTTTCGCTTGAAGCCCTTAAAAAAGCAAAAGCAAAAATCCTCCACTGGGCTCCGGTTGACGGAATCCCTGTAAAAGTGCGCGGTCCAGAAGGCGATATTGAAGGAATAGGAGAACACGGGATTGCAGCCGAACTTGACAAAATCGTTCAGTTTGAACGCTTTGGCTTCTGCAGAATTGATGCCGTAAGCGAAGAAGAAGTTGTGGCTTATTTTGCCCACAAATGA